The following nucleotide sequence is from Oncorhynchus kisutch isolate 150728-3 unplaced genomic scaffold, Okis_V2 scaffold1300, whole genome shotgun sequence.
GATGTAGGCCAAGTCTACGTAGATAGGAGGGCCTTGGGGAACCACGGAACTGGACCTCTGAGAGCCTAGGGGGAAGGACAGATGTTTCCATGCAATTTGATGCTTTCCACAAGGTCGCTGGTTTAAACTCTGCTCCAACTGcttatttcctctctctcccctcctttcctcaaTCACTTTCCACAGCCTAGCAGCCTTGacttagcctggttccagatctgtttgtgctatgtTGTGCAATGTgtaatgcactgtactgtatactaCTAGTCATTTTATGCATAACATAATAATACGATTGTtgaataaatatactgtataatgggAACCATTGTTACCTGAGGTGCTCTTAACTCCGTTGGCCACCCTGCCGGCGTTGTAACTGGACCTGGAGAGGTCATCGTCTCTGGAGGCCTGTCCGTCTGACAGATGGGACATCctcaagctcttctctgtctccttcttCAGCGAGGCGCTGCGAGGGGATGGCAACTGCTTCACTGGCATGGGGGACCGCTTGCGGCGAGCCGGAGATGCCGACTTGGGTTTCCCTGTCTTCCGCACGCCTTTCGTCTTGGGGTCCTTCTTGAGGGGCGACTCTGAGGTTACCCGGTTCTGGTCATTGGCCAGAGCGTCGGGGTCCACCATGCAGACGTCGGGGTGAGGGGGGTTGGGGAAGGGGTCCATGAGTGGGGCAGGAGGGGGGTCCCGGGGGCTaatcctggaggaggaggaggaagaggagtgatGGTGGCCCCCTCCCATGGTGGAGAACTTATCCACAGGCAGGTACTCAGTGTCCTCGTCAGAGTCCATGTTGCTGTTGCCCGTGATGAAGGGGCACTCCTTTGTCCCTGGGGGAACGTCTGAATCTGACTGCGACGGTATAGACTCGCTGACGGAGGTTGGGGGGGTGTCTTCTCTGGCTAACCCCAGCCCAGCCGTCCCGGCGTGGGTGATCGAGCCACCCTGGAAGCGGGGATGGTGGGGCTGTTTGTTGGCTCTCTTCTTGACTGACAGATCATGTTCGTCCCCTTCCTGCGATTGGTCGCTCCTGCGTCCCCGCTCCTCGTCCTCCTCATCGCTGGACTGCTGTTGCATACTGGGATTGATAAAGGAGGGCGAGAGGTCTCCCTTGCGGTGCCTGTGTTCCGAGGAGGAGTAGCCAGGGGAGGCTttggaggaggatgtggaggaggaggcgCCCATTTCAGGAGGGAGGTCCAGGTcgctgtcatcatcatcatctcttcCTCCTGCTTCTCCTCGGCACGACGCCTCCGTGTAGAAGGGGGAGCCGAAGGTGTGttcagtggaggagagggagagcgggcGGGCGGGGCACTCTGGTTCCATTTCGCATTCCTCCTCAAACTCGTCCTCGTGGCGGTAATGAGGCGGGGAGTCGCCAGGAACCATGTCCATCTGGGGCTTCTGCATGTTCCACTCATAGGAGCCCCTCACCTTTTTCTCCTCAGCTGTACCCAGACCTGGGCTCACGCAGCTGGCTGCTGGCCCTGCACTGATGGGGGAGCTCATGCTGCTAACCTCCATGGGACCATTGACTGTGTCTGGCTTGGTGGGCAGCAGAGAGGAGGGTATGTACGAGGTGAGCACATCAGGGAGACCAGCGCCATCTATCTTACCTGAGGTGGTGGTGCTGCTGCCGTGTTTTTTAGAGAAGGACAGGCCCATCTCACGCATGTAACCTTCCTCGTCATCCTCTTCCTCAGTACTGTCAGAGTTTTCAAAGTAATGCTTGCCTGTTGAGTCGGGCCGTGGGGACGAGGTGACACCAAACAAACCCATGGCGATGGCATCCTTCTCCTTGGGTGACTGGGAGAAAGGCCCATAACCCCCTGCAGCCTGCAGCTTGGACTCATCCGCCCATTCCGGTTTATAGAAGCAGTCCGACTGGGGGCTTTTGTTCACAACACTTCCTTCCATCGAGGCAACATGCTCCTTTTTGTCTTCCGAGGAGGAAGCGGAGGAGTGTGAGTGGAAAGGTTTGATCTCCTCAAAGGGGCTGTGAGGAGAGAAGCGGGCCAGACTGGAGGTGGATtctgcggtggtggtggtggccatCGTCATCTGCTTCTCTGAAACCTCCAGGTACTCGTTCTTAACCATCCCGCAGGAACTGGAAAAGGGGGAGGAGTCCATGGCCAGGGAGTGTTCGTCTTTAAAGGAGGAGTGTTCATCTTTAAAGGAAGCGTGTTTGTCTTTAAAGGAGGCGTGTTCATCTTTAAAGGAGGCGTGTTCATCTTTAAAGGAGCCGTGTTCATCTTTAAAGGCAGTGTGTTCATCTTTAAAGGAGGCATGTTCATCTTTAAAGGAGCCGTGTTCATCTTTAAAGGAGCCGTGTTCATCTTTAAAGGAGGAGTACTCGAAGCCGGCACTGTCTGTATCATTTTTGAAGATGTGGTCGGAGGCGTTGGCTGGGGTCTCCAGCTCCTCGCCAAACTGCCGGCTGGTGGAGAGTGACGGACCGGACGTAGAGGAGGAGTAGCTgtaggaagaggaggacgaaTATGCCGTGGCAGAGGTGGTGGTGTAGTGGAAGCCTGATGAGACTCCTACTGTGTCTCCTGTTTTCTTACCACCGTCAGCTCTCTCACTGTGGAAATAGTCATCTTTTCCCTCTTTGTCCTTCATCTGGCtggactgaaatgtgtctttctcCCCACCGTAAGAATAATCAAACCCAGAGGAGTACCCAGAGAACGCTGTGGCGCCCATGTCACCTTTGCAGGTGGTGGAGGAAGGTGGCGTAGTCGGCTTCGCCTGGCTGTTGTAACCGTAGCCCGCCATGGAAACCATAAACTCTGGCTCATTCGAGCTCATGCCGTCTGGTGAAATCGTCTttgcctggctgtgtgtgtcccGCTCTTTGTTGTACtcctcatcatcgtcatcatcgtcatcatcatccaTGTCGGCACCCTCGTCCTCAGACTTCTCTCCAAGTTTGGCTGGGGATTTAGTTGTTATCCCCTCATCAGGGAGTTTGGAGTCTGTGAAATCTGTCTCTTTTGAGCTCATGCCGTCTGGTGAAGTCAGCTTTGCCTGGCTGTTGTAACCATAGCCGGCCATGGAAACCATAAACTCTGGCTCTTTCGAGCTCATGCCGTCTGGTGAAGTCAGCTTTGCCTGGCTGTTGTAACCATAGCCGGCCATGGAAACCATAAACTCTGGCTCTTTCGAGCTCATGCCGTCTGGTGAAGTCAGCTTTGCCTGGCTGTTGTAACCATAGCCGGCCATGGAAACCATAAACTCTGGCTCTTTCGAGCTCATGCCGTCTGGTGAAGTCGCCTGACTACTGTAACCATCTGCACATTTCTTTAGTACATCCCTCTCTTTGTTGAACTCCtcctcatcgtcatcatcatcatcgtcatcatcatcatccatgtCGGCACCCTCGTCCTCAAACGTCTCTCCAAGTTTGGCTGGGGATTTAGTTGTTATCCCCTCATCAGGGAGTTTGGAGTCTGTGAAATCTGTCTCCTTTGAGCTCACACAGTCTGGTGAAGTCGGTTTTGCCTGACTGTTGTAACCATAGCCGGCCATGGAAACCATAAACTCTGGCTCTTCTGTGCTCATGCTGTCTGGTGAAGTCGGCTTTGTCTGGCTGTTGTAACCGTAGCCAGCCATGGAAACCATAAACTGGGGCTGTTTTGAGCTCACACCATCGATGAATGGACTTTTGACTTCCTTTTCCGATTTCTCTTTGGCACCTTTCTCCATGTCTGAGTCAATAGCATCCTCCTCTTCATCgtcctcatcctcttcttcatcatcttcatcatcataatcatcgtAGTCTTCCTCATCCCTGGCTGTTAGCTTCCTCATGTCTATCTCCAGTTCCAcctctttgtcatggtagctcaTTGAAGAGGGTTTGGCTGCAGCACTACCTGTTACAGAGGTGTAATCACTGTGAACTTTATAAGGGGAGGAGTCTCTCTCTGATGATAAGGATGTGGTTGAAGCCTCTGGTCTATCAGCCATGGATGGGaatctgctctctctgctgtatCCACGTGGCTCACTTATCTTCTCTATAGATTCAGAGCCATGGAGCCATGGaaagggggaagaggaagaggaggaggaagatacaTCTTTTCCATGAGAGCTAGGGAAACCCTCCTTGTCTGAGGGGAAAGCGGAGTCCTTTTTCTGTGTATCCGTCTCCTTCATACTGTCCTTCCCCATTTTTTCTGACTGGTCCTTCTGATAACTGGTTTTATTGTCATAGATATCACTGTAAGAGAAAGTCTTGCCGTGTACATATGGGGTGTCCTGTCTTATTTCTTCTTCTGAGcgtttctctctactctctcgctcCGGGAAGTCATACAGATTGAACTGGACACTTTTCTCTGGCTCTTTCAAAGTTACATGGTTCTTTTTTCTGGATAATGCTGCATCCTTTTCGTCATCTTCAGAGTCCAATTTACTTTGCTCTACTGATAAAGCTCTAGACCCTGTTCCACTTGGTTGAACaacatcatcttcatcatcttcCTCCACCTCGTCTTGCTCGTCGGAGTGCATGATCTGGGGTTTGGTTGTTTGCGCCATGTAACCAGAGAACTGTGTCTCGTCTGTCGACCCCGGTTTATTCTGCAGATACTTGGACTTGATGTCATCCTCTGCAAGTCCTTTGTCCCTCTCAGACAGCTTCTCTTCTTGAGGTGATTCATCGTCCAAGAACCTACCCTCCTTCTGTTCCAAATACTTAGCTTTAACACAGGGTTTGAGATCCCTTTTCTCATaatagtcatcatcatcatcctcatctgaTTCTTCAAAGGGGGTCTTGTCACCAGAAAGCCCCATTTTCTGGAGCTCAGTTTCAGTGTTGtccattttgttgtttttcttctCCTCTGTGGGGGAGTAGCCACTGCTGATGGGGACCGACTGGGTGGGTGAGGCCAGCTTCACGGTGCTGTCGCCTGGGCTAAGACATCTCTCTTCAACTTCAAACATGGAACTAGGCTTAAACCCgctggagaaagagggaggagagggaggtgcaAAGGCAGTGGAGGGGGATTTATCCTTGTCCTGGAGCAACATGGCTGCCGTCGCCTGCTCGTAGCCCTCTTGGAGTTTCCCCAAGGGGATATCAACGTTGGGAGTCTGGTCCtcgtcttcatcctcctcttcgtCATACTCCTCATGGACGGGTTTGGTCTTCCTCCCAGCCTCCATCTCAGTAACAAAAGGCTGGTACTCCTTTGAAGGAGGAGAACTGAAGTTCTTGTCCTCCTCcagggaggaggtgggagagatGGTTCCAGCCGAGTGGAGGTAGTCCTTCCCGTGGGTGGCCTCGGTGCGGTAGGGGATGCTATTGACCGTGTCCAGGTGAAGAGagctcctccctgtctctgtctctgtctgcggGGCGGTCACAGATGCGATGGACTGGTCGTCCGCCATGGAAGTGGCGAACGAGGACAGTTTGTCGTACTCTGTGATGGACGTGGCTGAGGAGATGTGCTCTTCCTCGGCGAGCGGAGCTGTGATGATGCTTGGATAGGCTGCCAACACTGGGTCATGTCTTCCCACAAAGCCTTTGGCTTTGAAGTCTGAGGCGTCAGACGTAGCCGAGGCTCTCATCTCCCTAACACCATACACAGAGTCGAAGGATCCTGGAACGTCGGGAACGGTGATGTCGCAGGAAGCAACGTCGTAGCGGAGGTGTGGGATCCTGTCCTCGGGTTCTTCATGGATCTCCTCATCGGAGATGGTGTGCTCCGTTTCGGAATAAGCGGGAATAGTCTCATCTTGGATGAAGGACACTTGCTCAGAGGCAGCGGTAGTGGTTTGTCCAGAGGCGACTGCGGTTGAAAACGATTTAAAGTCGGTTGACTTGGTGTCCCATTCTTTTTTATCTTTTTCTGAGTTGTATTTATCCTCATAATCCTCAATTCCCTCCAGATCTGCTTTTTCGATAACGTCACCCTCCTCTTCTGAGCTGACACTCTTCTTCGAATTCATGTCTCCCTTAGTAGAGTAGTCGTCGTCGTCGTATTTCTCCATTTCATCCTCATATTTCCTATCCATGCCAGCATTTCTTTTAATGTCCTGCCATTTCCCGACATCTGCACCTTTCTTTAGTACATCACTCTCTTTTTTGTACTCctccccatcatcatcaccatcatccatGTCAGCACCCTCATCCTCAAACTTCTCTCCAAGATTGGCTGTGGATTTAGTTGTTATTCCCTCATCAGGGAGTTTGGAGTCTGTGAAAGCTGGACATCCAGACATGACATCATTCTGAATGGGTTCACTCCCTAGCTTCGAGAGCTCATCTCGTTTTAAAGCTTCGAAGTCCTTGGTGAGGTCTTCTGGAGAGGATACAACAGACCCGTCTGCCAAAGCAGCAGCGGATTTTGGGGGGGCTTTCTTTGGGACAGACTTTTTCTCAGCTGTTTTCTCTTTGACCGGTTTGGCTGTTATGTTTTTGTCAGTCTTGTCCGTCTTGGGTTTGGCCTGTGTCTTGTTTGCCTTATGGAGGGTTTTCCTGACTTCTGGGGTAAAGGGTTTCAGGTCTGGTTTGGTGATCTTCCTCAGCTCTGGCTTACTCAGATCCTTCTTtttctcctccttcactgcttTTGTTTCTTTTTTCTCCTCTTTTTTAGCAGTATCATCTTTCTTCACTTCGCGTTTGTTGTCCTCTTTCTTTACTTTACTgatctctttcttctctttgtcCTTTTTCTCCTCCATCTTAGATGGTCGTTCCTTGGAGTGTTTCCTCAGTGTTTTCTCCTTGGACAGCTTCTTTCTCTCCAGTTTGGCTGCTTCGGGTGCTGCCTcactgttttgttgttgtttggtgGCTTTGGTGGCTTTGGTAGCTTTGGCGCTCTCACTCTtcaccttcttctccttcttctcctctctcttttcaatTTTGTTCTCTTTAGCCGAGTCATTCTTGGACTCCTCTTCCAGCCCTTTAGCTTCCTTCTTGCTGGCTTTTGAGGCCAACTGTGTTTTGGTGGAAGATTTCAGGCTCTCCTTGCTTTCTGTTCTTGATCTCATCTTTGTTTGTTTATGATTGGAGGCGGGGCCCCAGAGGATATGTCTTTCTGAGTGGCTACTGGGTAGCGCAGGAAGTCCAGGTGCTTCAGCTTTTCAAGCCCCTCCAAGATTTTGTTCTGCGGTGCATTTCCAGGGAACAGCACCCTGACTATCTTCTCTGTTGGACTATGCGGGATCCATACGATAAGAGCTGTTACTGAGGTCAAGTAAGGGACGGATATTTCTCCTTCTTTGCCATTGGACATCACAATCCCAGTCTTGGCCTTACTGTTCCCAGCCCACTTCTGCATAAGGAACTGCATCTCCTTGCTTTCCTTCACAGGGTTCAGAATGTACATGTCTAGCTTGCCAACGCCCAGCTTGTGGAAAAGCGTGATGGGCTCAATGGTGTTGCTAACGACCCTGTAAAGAGGTTCTGACTTGATGCCAAGCTTGTTGAGATACTGCAGTGTGAGGGATGCCTCCTCGATGCTCCGTTTGACCTTTAGCGTGGACTCAGGCATTCGTAGCTTCTCGGGGACGTTGAAGAACACCACACCGAGCTCAGGCGAGATCAGGTTCTTCATCCAGTCACCGTATGTGTTGGAGCCGCCAGATCCCTGGgactgctcctcctcctgctcaGCGATCTTCCTCTGGAGCAGCCCGTTGATGCCTGGGAGGTTGTCCGCCCCAATGTGGGTCAGCAGGACTGAGTCTATCCTGTCCAAGTGCCTGACCAGCTTCCAGAAACAGGACCTGCGTTCGGACCCTCCATCCACCAGGATGTTGAATCCGTTCACGGCGAACAGGGCAGAGTCACCCCTCCCTCCAGGGAAGATGTAGCAGCAGGCTTGGATAGCTTCAGGAAACCACCCGAGGTGGGCGGTTCCAGGTTGTCAAAGGGCGACGGGACGTCCACCGTCTCCGAGACGTACTCTGTGAACTCCGCGACTCCCTCCATGTCGGGAAGCGTGGGCTCAGGGTTTAGGCGGTATTCCAGAAGGTTCTGGAGGTGCTGCTGCTCCTGGCTGTGGCCCAGTGAGCTCCAGCCCCCGTCTCCCAGGCACGATACTGTTAGCCTGGGCCGCTGGTCCGATGCTGAGTTGGACAGGACCTCAGTCACCTGGAGGTcggaccacaacacaacataaacataCTGTTAGACATAGCTTATGTAAAGAAACATATTTTAATAGCAAGTATACCTATTCATCAAAACAATATTTTATTTGAGCATATAACAAGAACATATTTAAATGAATCAACCCCTCCCTAAAATAAAAGAATCACACATATTGATTGAGAGAGTCCAGTCTGGATACTACTAACATAACAACAGAGTAACTACACAGTGTAGTCTATACAGTGTAACGTCAACTTATAGTAAAGTGTTGATGAACAGTTGATCTTACTCCAGGATCAGAGATTATGTCAGAGAAGTGTCTCCAGGTGAAGGCTCCACCCTGCAGTGTGATGTCACCTCCCTGCTCAGAGCTCTGGCCACTTAGGACTAGTAGCTTGTGTCCAGCAGAGTCAGTGACCAGAGAACGGATCTggacgggaggaggagagggacaaatATAAGAAAAAATGACATTAGTGGATTATCATCACAGTTGATTGACCTCATCAGTAAGCAGTATCTTTTCAAAAAAGGTTTCCATTGAGAAACATCAACCGTACCATATTTTGTGTATAAAGGTGATTTCTGTGAAGGCAAAAGCCCTCAGTTGTCAGGTATGTCTCGGTCACACCTACCTCTGAAGCAGTAGTTTCCTCTGACGGGTTCACCAACACAACTGTCTCAAGGACATCACTCTTGTACTGCAGGGTCCTCTGTCCTGGAGAGGaaacaaacacaacaaaacacaggGATAAGAATGATTAAATAAGTAAAACAACAGTGCAGTCAGTAGTCGCAGTTCCTACAATATTTCTGTGCTTGGAAATACTAAATATTGTAACGATCCTCACTACATAAGCCATGTTACAATTCCCACCAAGTGGCTTAACCCTAATGACGCAATGGGTAGGGTGTTTGCCTTTCTCGCCAGTGACCTGGGTTCGCTCCCCTGCACCACTGTTCACTATAATACTGCTTAGAATGCAGCATGTGAAAATAGACTAGACTTATAATTGAGGAATTGTATTATGTGGTGATGTGATAAGCCTTAAGCATTGAGGGTCCATTAAGGAACATGACCAGCAGTTTAACATGTGAGACCTCATGTTTTCCATGATAAGGAGATAGCTAGAAATGTACTGCAGTGATGAGTAACTTAGTCAAATGACAGTACAAAACCATTGGAAAGCAAAACCAGAGAACATGGATCAGAAC
It contains:
- the LOC109877578 gene encoding LOW QUALITY PROTEIN: microtubule-associated protein 1B (The sequence of the model RefSeq protein was modified relative to this genomic sequence to represent the inferred CDS: inserted 1 base in 1 codon; deleted 2 bases in 1 codon); the encoded protein is MEIPVAAASLSVAPGEPEEQCEPALPFHRGQHHRTRPPFNHGRFYMLIVIGEISTDHHLQSAKKHIIQGLRSWDIDLTLCDLNRELQLFATRHSAQFSSEVKGQRTLQYKSDVLETVVLVNPSEETTASEIRSLVTDSAGHKLLVLSGQSSEQGGDITLQGGAFTWRHFSDIISDPGVTEVLSNSASDQRPRLTVSCLGDGGWSSLGHSQEQQHLQNLLEYRLNPEPTLPDMEGVAEFTEYVSETVDVPSPFDNLEPPTSGGFLKLSKXCCYIFPGGRGDSALFAVNGFNILVDGGSERRSCFWKLVRHLDRIDSVLLTHIGADNLPGINGLLQRKIAEQEEEQSQGSGGSNTYGDWMKNLISPELGVVFFNVPEKLRMPESTLKVKRSIEEASLTLQYLNKLGIKSEPLYRVVSNTIEPITLFHKLGVGKLDMYILNPVKESKEMQFLMQKWAGNSKAKTGIVMSNGKEGEISVPYLTSVTALIVWIPHSPTEKIVRVLFPGNAPQNKILEGLEKLKHLDFLRYPVATQKDISSGAPPPIKQTKMRSRTESKESLKSSTKTQLASKASKKEAKGLEEESKNDSAKENKIEKREEKKEKKVKSESAKATKATKATKQQQNSEAAPEAAKLERKKLSKEKTLRKHSKERPSKMEEKKDKEKKEISKVKKEDNKREVKKDDTAKKEEKKETKAVKEEKKKDLSKPELRKITKPDLKPFTPEVRKTLHKANKTQAKPKTDKTDKNITAKPVKEKTAEKKSVPKKAPPKSAAALADGSVVSSPEDLTKDFEALKRDELSKLGSEPIQNDVMSGCPAFTDSKLPDEGITTKSTANLGEKFEDEGADMDDGDDDGEEYKKESDVLKKGADVGKWQDIKRNAGMDRKYEDEMEKYDDDDYSTKGDMNSKKSVSSEEEGDVIEKADLEGIEDYEDKYNSEKDKKEWDTKSTDFKSFSTAVASGQTTTAASEQVSFIQDETIPAYSETEHTISDEEIHEEPEDRIPHLRYDVASCDITVPDVPGSFDSVYGVREMRASATSDASDFKAKGFVGRHDPVLAAYPSIITAPLAEEEHISSATSITEYDKLSSFATSMADDQSIASVTAPQTETETGRSSLHLDTVNSIPYRTEATHGKDYLHSAGTISPTSSLEEDKNFSSPPSKEYQPFVTEMEAGRKTKPVHEEYDEEEDEDEDQTPNVDIPLGKLQEGYEQATAAMLLQDKDKSPSTAFAPPSPPSFSSGFKPSSMFEVEERCLSPGDSTVKLASPTQSVPISSGYSPTEEKKNNKMDNTETELQKMGLSGDKTPFEESDEDDDDDYYEKRDLKPCVKAKYLEQKEGRFLDDESPQEEKLSERDKGLAEDDIKSKYLQNKPGSTDETQFSGYMAQTTKPQIMHSDEQDEVEEDDEDDVVQPSGTGSRALSVEQSKLDSEDDEKDAALSRKKNHVTLKEPEKSVQFNLYDFPERESREKRSEEEIRQDTPYVHGKTFSYSDIYDNKTSYQKDQSEKMGKDSMKETDTQKKDSAFPSDKEGFPSSHGKDVSSSSSSSSPFPWLHGSESIEKISEPRGYSRESRFPSMADRPEASTTSLSSERDSSPYKVHSDYTSVTGSAAAKPSSMSYHDKEVELEIDMRKLTARDEEDYDDYDDEDDEEEDEDDEEEDAIDSDMEKGAKEKSEKEVKSPFIDGVSSKQPQFMVSMAGYGYNSQTKPTSPDSMSTEEPEFMVSMAGYGYNSQAKPTSPDCVSSKETDFTDSKLPDEGITTKSPAKLGETFEDEGADMDDDDDDDDDDDEEEFNKERDVLKKCADGYSSQATSPDGMSSKEPEFMVSMAGYGYNSQAKLTSPDGMSSKEPEFMVSMAGYGYNSQAKLTSPDGMSSKEPEFMVSMAGYGYNSQAKLTSPDGMSSKETDFTDSKLPDEGITTKSPAKLGEKSEDEGADMDDDDDDDDDEEYNKERDTHSQAKTISPDGMSSNEPEFMVSMAGYGYNSQAKPTTPPSSTTCKGDMGATAFSGYSSGFDYSYGGEKDTFQSSQMKDKEGKDDYFHSERADGGKKTGDTVGVSSGFHYTTTSATAYSSSSSYSYSSSTSGPSLSTSRQFGEELETPANASDHIFKNDTDSAGFEYSSFKDEHGSFKDEHGSFKDEHASFKDEHTAFKDEHGSFKDEHASFKDEHASFKDKHASFKDEHSSFKDEHSLAMDSSPFSSSCGMVKNEYLEVSEKQMTMATTTTAESTSSLARFSPHSPFEEIKPFHSHSSASSSEDKKEHVASMEGSVVNKSPQSDCFYKPEWADESKLQAAGGYGPFSQSPKEKDAIAMGLFGVTSSPRPDSTGKHYFENSDSTEEEDDEEGYMREMGLSFSKKHGSSTTTSGKIDGAGLPDVLTSYIPSSLLPTKPDTVNGPMEVSSMSSPISAGPAASCVSPGLGTAEEKKVRGSYEWNMQKPQMDMVPGDSPPHYRHEDEFEEECEMEPECPARPLSLSSTEHTFGSPFYTEASCRGEAGGRDDDDDSDLDLPPEMGASSSTSSSKASPGYSSSEHRHRKGDLSPSFINPSMQQQSSDEEDEERGRRSDQSQEGDEHDLSVKKRANKQPHHPRFQGGSITHAGTAGLGLAREDTPPTSVSESIPSQSDSDVPPGTKECPFITGNSNMDSDEDTEYLPVDKFSTMGGGHHHSSSSSSSRISPRDPPPAPLMDPFPNPPHPDVCMVDPDALANDQNRVTSESPLKKDPKTKGVRKTGKPKSASPARRKRSPMPVKQLPSPRSASLKKETEKSLRMSHLSDGQASRDDDLSRSSYNAGRVANGVKSTSGSQRSSSVVPQGPPIYVDLAYIPNHCSSKNVDQEFFKRVRSAYYVVSGNDVGNDEPSRVVLDALLEGKAQWGSNLQVTLIPTHDTDVTREWYQQTHERQQELNIMVLASSSTVVMQDESFPACKIEF